In Risungbinella massiliensis, the genomic stretch TTTAACCTCATATTTAATTTCTATTTTTAGTAAGTAGAAAGTCTTATCTTCCCTTCTTTAAAACAAATGGAATCTATGGGAATCGTTAGGACACTTAAGCAAACACTTCTGATGACAGATTGTACTAACTATCACTCAAAATTGTTATAATCATAAATGTTGAGATAAACGAATCATATCCCTACACTGTATGCCGTTCTCCATAATCTCTTCTGGATAGTGTCTAATAAAATAATCTATATCGACACTAGATATTCTAAAACCACATTTTTGATATAGTGCTAGTTGCCCTATACTTGAGTTCCCTGTACCAACTTCCATTATTTTGTATCCTATTTTCTTCGCTGTTTGAATTGCATCCATTACTAACTTTTTTCCGATCCCTTTACCATGGTGCTCTTCTCCAACTGCAATGTTCACCAATTCGACTGTATCAGATTTTGTAGGGAGCAAAACATAGACTCCTATAATCTTCCTATCAATTTCCGCTACAAAACACTCTCCTCTATTAATATATTCTTCTACCATTTTTTGAGAAGGATCTGCTAATAACAACAAATCCATTGGTGGCTTTTCATCTAATTCTAATTTTCTAATATCCATTTCCCTCTCCCACTAGTAGGACTCACTTCATTAATAACACTAATGAATCTCCATTTTGGATTTTGATTATGTAAATCGGAGTCATAAATATAATTCGACTATATAGTTGGAGTTGTCTCGATCCTAAATCTAATCATCATAAGACCAGCTATAAAAAAAGGAAAGATTCTCTTTTGACTCATTTCCACTCCTCTTCTAAAATAGCGTAATAATACTCATCCCACCATTCCTTTCCGTATGGGATACATTTTTTGAAATAGCCTTCTCTTCTCATTCCAATCTTCTCCATAACCCGATATGAAGCAACATTCTCCGGTTGACACGTAGCAATAATCCTATGTAATTTCATTTTTGTAAAACCAAATTCTAATATAGCTTTTGCAGCTTCTGAAGCGTACCCCTTATTATAATATTTTGGGTTAAACACCCACCCAATCTCATAAGTATGCTCACCAAAATACTTAAAAAAAGCAATGTGACCAATTACCATTTTTTCATCCTTCAATACCACAGGAAACTTCTCAGCATTTTCACCAATATTGTCATTAACAAATTTCTTGGCATCTTCTTCAGTAAAAACACCTTCTGGTATATATTTCATAACATTAATATTTGATGTGTATTCATAGACATCTTGCCAATCTTCAAATTCAAATTTACGTATCACTAGCCTAGTGGTTTTTATATTCATTTAATTTCCTCCATTCCTAAAATTGAAAGTT encodes the following:
- a CDS encoding GNAT family N-acetyltransferase, producing MNIKTTRLVIRKFEFEDWQDVYEYTSNINVMKYIPEGVFTEEDAKKFVNDNIGENAEKFPVVLKDEKMVIGHIAFFKYFGEHTYEIGWVFNPKYYNKGYASEAAKAILEFGFTKMKLHRIIATCQPENVASYRVMEKIGMRREGYFKKCIPYGKEWWDEYYYAILEEEWK
- a CDS encoding GNAT family N-acetyltransferase, producing MDIRKLELDEKPPMDLLLLADPSQKMVEEYINRGECFVAEIDRKIIGVYVLLPTKSDTVELVNIAVGEEHHGKGIGKKLVMDAIQTAKKIGYKIMEVGTGNSSIGQLALYQKCGFRISSVDIDYFIRHYPEEIMENGIQCRDMIRLSQHL